The Falco cherrug isolate bFalChe1 chromosome 18, bFalChe1.pri, whole genome shotgun sequence sequence ttttaaaaaattttttttggtatttttttctttgttaaccCTGGGTTTTAGATCATAGAACAGCTGGTGGTCCAGATAGCTGAGCTGGGGCTGTATCAGCACCAGCCCAGGATCGgtgctttgctttctgcccaCTTGATCGCAGCAAGGGGCAAAGGCTTTGGGGGGTGCAGGAGATTTAGGAGGGGCAAAGAGGGGTGATCGCTGTCTCCAGGGCTGGACCATCCCTTTCTGCCCCTCCAAGAACCTGTAATATTTTACAGCTGCACATTGAACCCTGAGTGGTGTTGTCAGGCATGCTGAattatatacttttaaaatcttgggCTTTTGGGGgtctttttttttggcttttttttttaattgttagcAGCAAGAGAGGCTTGCGATGCTGATCGTTCCTGTGCATGGGGTCTCCCTCTCCTAGAATTAGTGCTAGAAAGAGTGAtggagtatttaaaaaaaaaaatgaagagaaaaggatgttttctacctaaaaaaaaaaagcggttACCACCAGGAGGGACTCCAGCCGTTCACGTAGTAGAGGCAAGGCAGGTACTGCCAGCCACCCTGCAGCGCGAGCAGGGATGCTCCGGGCAGCGCGGCCGCTTTCTGCCCCACCAGCCGCGTGTCCAGTTTGCTGCTTTCCGAGCCgatttgtttccttttggttttataCCTCCTGTTCTGGAACCAGATTTTCACCTGGGTCTCGGTGAGCTGCAGGTTTTTGGCCAGGTGGGCTCGCTCGGGGGCCGACAGGTATTTTTGGTGGCTGAATTTGCGCTCCAGTTCGATGACTTGGGTGTGGGAGAACGCTGCCCGTGAGCGCCtgggctgccggggggggcacggggcgatgggcaggggctgcagcgggGGGGCACAGTCTGACAGGTACGTGGCATCTGCAGGAGGAAAGAGCTGAGAATTACCCACTTGGAAATTGCCcgaattttttgctttttcccttccagAGAGCAAGATACTCGTATTatcttggaaatattttcaattattgGTGTGAACACTCTCTTAAAGTCATATAAGGgagttttttcttcctaatcACACTTTCTTAACTCTATAGGCATGCGTTCAGTACAAATGTACTCTTAAGGAACTAAAATAAGactaggaaataaaataaataatatagaAAGGGATATTTTGCAATGCTGGTGGAGGTCTGCCTAAAACCCCAAGGGGCTGTTGTTGTGTACAGCGTGGCATCAACAGctctggagattttttttttttattgcaggaTTCATGCTATTAGGCACTTCTTGTGCCTATGGGAAAATCCTGatccccaaacaaaacaagttgCTGTCCTCAAGCTACAGAGGGTAGCTCTGAGACAGGAGATCAGCGCGGCTTAAAGCAGCCTGCAGTTAGAAAGCGCTGAAAATAAATCCCTCCCTTTTCTCTTGGCAATGCCAAGAAATTTTGGGGCAGATTTTTAAACCTTCAGGCCTGGCTTGACATATATAACTGCAGAGCTGGCCTTGGATCACAGCTCCGTGGTGTTTGCCTCCAACTTATTTCTTGTGGCACCGATGGGTCACCTGAGCCGCGACCCAGAAGggtgctgggctccctgggACGTGTCCCCTAGAGCTGTTACAACTTTTTGAGTCCATTTATTTATGCGGTTAGTTCTTTTTTGTGTATTGCCCAGCCTGGGATGGAAATAAGCTGTTGGTTTGGTGTCGTCGtcgttccccccccccccccccaacccctttCCCGCTTTAGTAATTTCTTAGTATATTTTCTTAACATGTAAACATAATGCTCAAGATAGAAACAACCGGCTTAATTCCCAGCTTGTGTAAATCATGGTTGTCCCACTGAAAtccctggagctgtgctgaTGTATGCTGCCGCTTTCTGGGAGATTTGCTACagcttttaatgattttttttttttttttttttgtaataatcAGCCTGGTGGCTGTTTCTGAACTTGCTTTTATGTAGAAACTTCTTTTAATAGACTTGAAATGTAAAGCCAAAATTCCCCTGGCAAGGGCTGCCTTAGCTAGCAAGGCTCAGTCGCTAGAGGatttgaaattgcttttttggctgttgcagctcagcccagggctgctggggcaaGGAAGGGCCAAGCTCCCTCCCACAGCCCTGGCCATGCTCGTGATGCTACAACACAAGAGACACCGGTCACCAAAATTTGCTTCTGAGCGTGATTTTCGGTGTGTGGCTTCTGCAGCGCGACGTGACCGCCCACAATGAATTTTGCAATTGCGTGCTAGAAAGGCAGCAAGAGGCGTGGGATCGTTATCCATAAACCCCACGATGTGCAGTGGTACAGGCAGGAGCGCATCCTCGAATCGGGGCTGGGTATGCGGGAAAACTGAGCCCTGCTGCAAACGGCACAAATTCAACACGAGGGCTTTCAAAATATCCCCGGACCGGAGGCACCGAGGAGCTCGGTGGCATCGCCGCTCTGATGGCTGTGGGAAGGATGGGCATGGGCTGCCCCTCTGAGCTGGCAGCCAGTACCCCAGGGTGCCTTTGCTGTGGACCTTCTGCATGAAAAGGGAACTTTATTTCCCAAGATATCACAGAAATGCATCTACTGGGgacttttttaaagcagcatttttaggCAGATTCAATCTTTTGAGTTATCTGAAGCACCTGGCCAAGGGTTTGCAGGTAGTTACTATTGCTCTTACTCTCCCACTACTAGAGCGGCTACCCCCCGTGTTTAAATgcttgcagcagctggggctggatcCTGCCCCTTGGCTGCCCCAAGCGTAGACACGGCTGATCCATTGCCTGGCCAGAAGGCTCAGCCCGGGGCTTCCACCCCCTTACCTGCGTCCGGCTCGTGGGGTGTCCCTCGGGcttggggtgctgctggggaacgagggctccctggggcagcccccagggctgAACCGGCCTCTCTCCCCTCTGCCGTGGCTGCCCCTGGCTCCCCGTCCTCCGGGCTGCCAAACCCTCTGCTCTTGCCTCGCTCCGGCCACGCTCCCCGCTCTGCCCCATCCCAGAGGATGTCTTGGATGAGGAAGGATGGACGGCGCCTGGAGGAGATGGCCatgggctgct is a genomic window containing:
- the NKX3-1 gene encoding homeobox protein Nkx-3.1, translating into MSAGVLPARRQRAPSSTPAGMNLTPTAAQQPMAISSRRRPSFLIQDILWDGAERGAWPERGKSRGFGSPEDGEPGAATAEGREAGSALGAAPGSPRSPAAPQARGTPHEPDADATYLSDCAPPLQPLPIAPCPPRQPRRSRAAFSHTQVIELERKFSHQKYLSAPERAHLAKNLQLTETQVKIWFQNRRYKTKRKQIGSESSKLDTRLVGQKAAALPGASLLALQGGWQYLPCLYYVNGWSPSWW